Part of the Caulobacter sp. SL161 genome is shown below.
GATCCCGGGCCAGACGATTCTGGACTCGCTGAACATGCTGCCGGGCGTCAACTTCACCAACAACGACGCCTTCGGCTCGGCCGGCGGTGACATCAACATCCGCGGTTTCGACTCGCAGCGCGTGGCGCTGCTGCAGGACGGCATCCCGCTGAACGACAGCGGCAACTACGCGATCTATCCGAACCAGCAGATGGACTCGGAGTTGATCGCCAAGGTTGACGTCAACCAAGGCACGACCGATGTCGACAGCCCGACGGCTGCGGCCGCCGGCGGCACGATGAACTACGTGACCCGCAAGCCCTACAACGACTTCGGCGTGACCGTCGAAGGCCAGTACGGTGAAGAAAACTTCCGCCGCTTCTTCGCGGTGGTCGACACCGGCAAGGTCGGTCCCTGGGGCACCAGCGCCTGGTTCAGCTACGCCAACGCCAAGAACGACATCTTCAACGGCCCCGGCAAGATCCACAAGAAGCAGTACAACGCGCGGATCTACCAGCCGATCGGCGACAACGGCGACTTCGTCAGCCTGATCGCCAACTACAACGAGAACCGCAACAACTTCATCAACCGGATGAACTTGGCGGCGTTCCAGTCGAACACCGGCGTTGGCTATCGCGAAGACACCTGCGCGCGTCCGACGCCGGGCGCCGGCGCCCAGATCGAGACCAATCCGGGCAACTGCTACAAGTACAACATCAACCCGTCGAACACCGGCAACCTGCGTGGCCAGTCGCTGTTCCACATCGGCGAAAACATCATCATCACGGCCGACCCGTACTTCCAGTACGTCCTGGCCAACGGTGGCGGTCGCGCCCTGTTCCGCGAAGACGGCTCCAACACCGGCAGCGGCCTGGTCCGTGGCTCGGCCCTGACCGGCGGTCTGGACCTGAACGGCGACGGCGACATCCTGGACACCGTCCTGGTCTACGCGCCGAACACGACCAACACCCGCCGCTACGGCATCACCTCGTCGCTGATCTGGAAGTTCTCGGACAGCCAGAGCTTCCGCGCCGCTTATACCTATGACGACGCTCACCACCGTCAGACCGGTGAGTACACGCGCTTCAGCCAGGACATGCAGCCGACCGACGTGTTCGGCGGCAAGGATGGTTACGGCGAGCCGATCAAGACCGCCGACGGCGGCATCATGCGTCGTCGCGACCGCGTCTCGCAGGCGACCCTGAACCAGTTCTCGGCCGAGTATCGTGGCCGCTTCATGGAAGACAAGGTGCTGGTGAACGTCGGCGTCCGCGCGCCGTTCTTCAAGCGTGACCTGAACAACTTCTGCTACCAAGCCGATACGTTCAACGCCTACTGCTCGACCCAGGCCCCGACCGCCATCGCCGGTTCGGACGACGGCGCCGGCCAGACCCTGGTCACCCTGCCGGGTCAAGGCTCGACCCAGTACGGCCGTCCGCGCAAGTTCCAGCGCAAGTATGACGACGTCCTGCCGAACGTGGGCGTGAGCTACGAGCTGGCTAAGTACCAAACGGTCTATGTGAGCTACGCCGAGACCATCTCGGTGCCGCGGACCGACGATCTGTACGACCGCAAGCTGACCCGTCCGGAGCCGGAAACGACCAAGGCCATCGACCTCGGCTATCGCTTCCAGTCGCCGACCGTCCTGTTCGCCGCCTCGTTGTATCAGAACAAGTTCGCGAACCGCATCGAGCGCGCGTTCAATGAGCAAGACAACATCGCCTTCTCGATCAACGTCGGCGACGTCGTCTACAAGGGCTTCGACGCGCAACTGGGCTACAAGCCGGAGCAGTATCTGAGCTTCTACGCCTCGTTCTCGTATATCGACACCGAGCTGAAGGCGAACATCCCGGGCACCACCCTGGGTTCGGTCCTGCCGACCAAGGGCAAGGAAGTCTACGAGACCCCGAAGTATCAGGGTGGCGTGGGCGTCAACTGGGACATCACCGAGGCCCTGAGCCTGGGCGTCAACGCCAAGATCGTCGGCGAGCGCTGGACCAACCTGACGAACACGGAAAAGGCGCCGGGCTACAGCCTTGTCAACATGGACGTGCGCTACGAGCTGGACGGCCTGGGTCTGAAGGACACCTACCTGCAGATCAACGCCCGCAACCTGTTCAACGAACGCTATCTGGGCGACCTCGCGGTCAACCCGAGCGGCACGGGCCTCGGCCAGCCGGGCGCGCCGCGCACGTTCGTGGCGACGATCCACGCGCGCTTCTAAGCGTCGGGATCCAAGACCTAGAGAAGGGCGGCCCGGTCGGGCCGCCCTTTTTCTTTGTCACCATCGTTTGCTAAGGAGGCTCGGCTTGACCCCGGCGTCGTGAGGGGCCATCTGCGCCCCCTTCGTTTTCCCTGACCGCTTTCCACTAGGCTTGTCGAATGACCGTCACTGTTCCCGCCGAATGGGCGCCGCACCGCGCGATGTGGGTAGGCTTCCCGAGCCACGCCGAGCTTTGGCAGGAGGACCTGGAGCAGGCGCAGCAGGAAGTGGCTGATCTGGCGCGGGCCCTGGCCGGGCCGGGAGCCGAGCGCGTGCGCCTGTTGGTGGTGGGCGACGAGGCCGAGGCTGCGGCGCGGGCCCTGCTGTCCGACACCTCGGTCGAGATCGTCCGGGGCCAGTTCGGCGACATCTGGCTGCGCGATACGGGCCCGATCTTCATCGACGACGCCGGCAAGGCGGTGGCGGCCGGCTTCAAGTTCAACGGCTGGGGCGGCAAGTACAGCCTCGAGGGCGACGACATTGTCGCCGAACAGATCGCCGCCGCCTCGGGCGCGCCGCTGGTGCGCAACGACTTCATTCTGGAAGGCGGGGCGCTGGACCATGACGGCAACGGCACGATCCTCACCACGCGCCAGTGCCTGCTCAACGACAACCGCAACCCCGGCTGGGACGAGGCCACGGCGAACGCGGCCCTGACGGAGGCGCTGGGCGCCAAGAAGGTGCTGTGGTTGGGCAAGGGCCTGAAGAACGACCACACCGACGGTCACGTCGACAACCTGGCCCGCTTCGTGGCGCCGGGCGTTGTGGCCTGTCCGATGGGCTATGGCCTGGATGATCCGAACGCGGACATCTATGGCGACACCGCCAAGATGCTGGCCGGCATGACCGACAGCCGCGGCTCGCCGCTGCAGGTTGTCCGCATCCCCTCGCCCGGCAAGCTGCTGGACGAGGACGGCGAACCGATCCCGGCCTCGCACATGAACTTCCTGATCGCCAATGAGGCGGTGATCGTGCCGATCTACGCCGAGGAGTCGGGCGCGTTCGCCGTCGAGGTGATCAAGGGTCTGTTCCCGGAGCGTCAGGTCATTGGCCTGCCGTCGACCGCGATCTTGACGGGCGGCGGCTCGTTCCACTGCATTAGCCAACAAGAGCCGGAGACCGCCTGATGGCCCGCACGCTCAGCGTCGCCGCGATCCAGACCTCATACGGCATGGACCTGCAGGCCAATATCAAGAAGACCGAAGGCTTCATCCGCGAGGCCGCCTCGAAGGGCGCGCAGGTCATCCTGCCCTCGGAGCTGTTCCAGGGACCCTACTTCTGCGTCGCCCAGGAAGAGCGCTGGTTCGCAGAGGCTCATCCGTGGCGTGAGCACCCGGTCGTCAAGGCCATTGCGCCCCTGGCGGGCGAGCTGGGCGTGGTGATCCCGATCTCGATCTTCGAGCGCGAGGGCCCGCACTATTTCAACAGCCTGGTGATGGCCGACGCCGACGGCTCCCTGCTGGGCGTCTATCGCAAGAGCCATATCCCCGACGGTCCGGGCTATATGGAGAAGTACTACTTCCGGCCCGGCGACACCGGCTTCAAGGTCTGGGACACGCGCTTTGGCCGGATCGGCGTCGGCATCTGCTGGGATCAGTGGTACCCCGAGTGCGCCCGCGCCATGGCCCTGATGGGCGCCGAGGCTCTGTTCTATCCCACCGCCATCGGCAGCGAGCCGCATGACCCGAGCCTCGACACCGCTCTGCCCTGGCGGCGGGCCATGCAGGGGCACGCGGTCAGCAATGTCATCCCGGTGATCGGCGCCAACCGCATCGGCTTCGAGCCGTGGGATGGCTATCCGAACGGCGGCCAGACCTTCTATGGCTCGTCCTTCGTGGCCGACCATCGCGGCGATCTGGTCAGCGAACTGGGCCGCGCCGACGAGGGGTTGGTCAGCGCGACCTTCGACCTCGACTTCCTGACCACGCACCGCGCCGCCTGGGGCTTCTTCCGTGATCGCCGGCCGGAGCTCTATACGGCCCTGTCGAGCGGCCGCCCCGCGTGATCGAAACAGACCGCCTGGTGTTGCGCCCGGCGGTCGACGCCGATCGGGAGGCGATCGCCGATCTTAACGCCCGGCCCGAAGTGGGCGCCTGGCTGGGCGGGGTGCGCTCGCGCGCCGAAAGTGACGGCTTCGTCGACCGGGTCATGGCGCACGAGGCCCAGCATGGTTTCGGCTTCTGGGTGGTCGAGCGCAAGGCGGACGTCCGCCTTGTCGGCATGACCGGTGTCTGGTGGGTCCCGCCCGCGATGAACATGCCCGACACGACCGAGATCGGTTGGCGCTTTCTGCCCGAGGTCTGGGGACAGGGCTACGCCACCGAAGCCGCCGAAGCGGCGCTTGCACATGGCTTCGGGGTCCTGAAGCGGCCCGAGATCATCGCCTTCACGGCCCGAACCAACCTCGCGTCCCAGGCCGTGATGCGCCGGATCGGCATGACGCCCGCGCCGGCGCGCGATTTTCTGCATCCCAGACTGGCGGAGGGCGATCCGCTGCGGCCTCATGTGACGTTCGTGGCTTATCCTCAAGTCGGTCGCGACGGCGACTGAGGCTATCCGCCCACGGACCGACAAGAAGTTCTCCCGCGAAGTGAAAGCGGATTGACGGGAAGATATGTTATTTCATAACAGTCTCTCTAGCAGTCTCTAGGCGGTCGCTCCCCCGATCGCGCATCTCGTGGTTTCAGGACCCAACATGATCCGTCGCGTCGCCCTCTCCGCCGCGAGCCTCCTTGTGCTCGCCGCCGCCACCGCCGCTCACGCCAAGGACGCCGCCGCGCCGCCCGCTTCGGCGCAAGACGCCGAGGTCTCGAAGGTCATCGTCACCGCCGCACCCTACGGGGTCTCGGCCGATGCGCTCACCGCCAGCGTCGCCGTGCTGGATCGCACCGACCTGGATCTGGCGGCTCCCAAGGGGCTGGGCGACGCCCTGGCCGGTCTGCCGGGCGTGCGGTCGACGACGTTCGGCGCGGGCGCCAGCCGGCCGGTGGTGCGCGGGCTGGCGGGGCCGCGTGTCCAGGTCCTGACCAACGGCGTGGGTCAGATCGACGCCAGCGCGCTGTCGCCCGACCACCAGGTCGCCACCGATCCCGGCGAAGCCGAGCGGATCGAAGTGCTGCGCGGTCCGGCCGCGCTGGCCTATGGCGGCTCGGCGATCGGCGGCGTGGTCAACATCATTGATGATCGGATCGCCGGCCAGCAGCCGACCGACGGCATGAGCGGTCGCCTGCTCGCCTCGCGCGGGACCGGTGACGACAGCTACGCGCTGTCGGGCGCCGTCCACGCCACGGTCGGGCCGATGGTCCTGACGCTCGACGCCCTGAAGCGCGAGAGCAAGGACTACAAGATCCCAGTCTATCCGGAGTCCGCCCGTCAGTTGGCCCTTGAGGGCGAGACGGCCGAAGGGGGCGCGGGGCGCCTCGAGAACAGCGCGGTCGATCTGGAAACGTTCGGCGCGGGCCTCTCCTATGTCGGCGACAAGGGCTTTGTCGGCATGTCAATCAAGCGCACGGACTCCACCTATGGCGTTCCGGGCCACGCCCATGAGCATGAGGGCGAGGCGGAGGCCGGACACGAGGAGGAGGAAAGCGCGGTCACCATCGGCCTGAAGCAGACGCGCATTGATCTGCGTGGCGAGTACGCCGCCGATCTGGGCCCCTTTGCCAAGGTGCGCTTCTCGGGCGGCCACGCGGACTACACCCACACCGAGTTTGAGGGTGACGCGGTCGGCACCAAGTTCACCTCGGATGGCTATGAGGGCCGCCTCGAGCTGGTTCAGACCGAGCGTGGCGGGTGGAAGGGCGCCGTGGGCGTCCAGGCTCTACGCCGCAACTTCGACGCCATCGGCGACGAGGCCTATGTGCCCAAGACCAAGATTACCGAGTTTGGCGCTTTCACCCAGCAACGCCTCGAGCTTGACGGTTACGGCTACGAGGGCGGGCTGCGGATCGATACCCGTGAGCTCGATAGCCTGAAGGGCAAGGCTGACTTCACCAACCTGTCGGGCTCGGTCGGCGCCTTTTGGCGGCCGACGACCGAGAGCTTCGTGGGCCTGGCGCTGTCGCGCTCCAGCCGCGCCCCCACCGAGTCTGAGCTGTTCGCCGAAGGGCCCCACGTGGCGACGCGCGGGTTCGAGATCGGCGATGCTCAGCTCAAGGAAGAGACGGCGACGTCGCTTGAGGCGACGCTGCACTACGGCGGTGAGCGCGTGTCGGGGGACCTGCATCTCTACCTCGCGCGCTATGACGGCTTCATCGATCTGCGGCCCACGGGCGCCGAAGAAGACGGTCTCCCTGTCTATCGCTACGTTCAGACCGACGCGGAGTTCCGCGGCCTTGAGGCTGAGTTCGCCTATCGCGTCTGGACCGATGGTCAGCGGACGGTGAACCTGCATGCGGGCGCGGACTTCGTCCGGGGCTCGTCCGACCTTGGACCGCCCGCCCGGATCCCGCCCTACTCGGTCTCGCTCAAGGCGTCTTACCAGGCGCCGATGTGGTCGGGCGATGTGGAGGTGCGCCGCACCGGCGGTCAGGAACGCGTCGCGCAGATGGAGCTGCCCACCGACGGCTACACGGTGCTCAACGCCACCCTGGCCTGGAAGCCGGCTGGTAATGCGCGCGTGCGCCTGTTCCTCGATGGCCGTAACCTGACGAATGAGGAAGTGCGCGAGCATGTCTCCTTCCTGAAGGACATCGCGCCGTCGCCGGGCCGCCAAGTTCGCGCCGGGATCGCGCTGCGCTTCTAGAGGCCTCGCCGACAGCCGCCGTACGGCTGTCGGATGATGCTCCCGGCTTAGAGCTCAGGGTCTGCGTATCCAACGGACGGTGTCCAACCGTTCGGCGCAGACTCTTGCGTCGGCCGCAGGCGAGTCCGCGATTAGCCCCCCTGCGGGCTCGCCAAGCGCCGGGGCCCGGACCCTCCCCCGGGCCCCGGATTCGCCTAGGACGGAGGCCAGATTGCCGCATCCGGCGGGATCGGCTAGAACCGCGAGCCTTTGCGGTCGTCTTCGAAGTGTTCGAGCGCCCGTTTCCAATTTTTGTCGTAGAGCTCTTCATGACAACGACCCAGTCCGCCGGCGAAATCACCGGAAACGTCCTGTTCTACAACGCGCCCGAGCCGCTGAACCGCGAGCAGCACGCCAAGCTGGCGCTGGTCCACAAGGACAAGCCGTACGCGTTCGCCGCCGCCGGCACCGCCGTGCCGCTGACCGTCTCGGAATTCGCCCCCGCCGCCCTGACCTTCCCGGTGATCTTCGCCGGTGACGACCGGGTGCCGCTGGCCGTGATGGGCCTGAATCAGCAAGAAAACCTGTTCATCGGCGCCGATGGCTCGATCGAAGCCAACGTCTACATCCCGGCCTATATCCGCCGCTATCCGTTCGTGCTGGCCAATGACGACACGCAGGATCGCCTGATCGTCTGCATCGATCGCGGCAGCGATCTGCTGAGCGAGCAGGGCCAGACCCCGCTGTTCGACGCTAAGGGCGAGCCCACCGAATACACCCAGAACTGCATCAAGTTCTGCGACGACTTCGAGGTCGAGCGTCGCCGCACCGACTCGTTCGTCCAGATCCTGAAGGACAACGACCTGTTCGAGCTGAAGAAGGCCACCTTCCAGCCGACCGACGAAGTCGGCGCCCCGGTGGGGGAACTCGTCACCGTCGCCGAGTATTTCGGTGTCTCGGAAGAGAAGCTGAACGGCCTGTCGGCTGAGAAGCTGAAAGAGCTGCAAGAGAACGGCGCCCTGGCTCAGATCTATGCGCACCTCGTTTCGCTGCTCGGCTGGGACCGCCTGATCAACAAGACGATGATGAAACAGGCTGAAGCCGCGAACCTGAACTAAGGTTCAGCGTCAGCGAAAATCGAAGAGGGCGGCGGGCTCGACCCGTCGCCCTTTTTCTTTGGCCGCTCAGCGCGCGAAGATGCTGCGCGTCAGGCACGAGAAGACCAGACGGCCGGCCTCGTCGAGGAGGTCGTGCTGGGCGATGACGATACCCTTGCCCTCGCCGACCGGGTCCTTGCCCATCACGGTCATGCGACCGCGCAGAAGCTCGCCGACCGGCGGATTGCGCATCCAGCGCAGGGCGTCGACGCCCAGGCGCTTGGTCTGCGGCCAAGCCGCGCTGGCTTCGCTGTCGAGCCTAGTCCAAATCGCGAAGATCATGCCGTCCGGCGCGCCGTTTTCCACCGGCCAGCCCGGCGTGAAGGCGGCGATGAAGGCGTCCAGGGCCTTGGCGTCGACCGCGCGTGTGCCCAGCGAGACGACCTGACCGATCTCGATATCGTCGAAGGCGGCGGGCATGGGCGTCTCCAGGATGATTCCTAGACCGACTGTCCGTTGGGGCTTGGCCATTGTCGAGAGCGGGTTGGCGGTCCATGTGTACCGTGACGTTCTTTTCCGTGTCCGGGCCCGCGCATGTTCCTGAAGAAAGCCGTTCTCGCCCTGCAAGCCCTGGTGATGGGGGCCATGCTTGGCGGACATGCCCTGGCGGGTCCTGTCGTGAACTCCGGCCATATCGAGTCCGAGCTCGTGGCCCAGGAGGCGGGGATCGCGCCGGGCGGCACGATCTATGTGGCGCTCCGCCAGAAGATCGCGCCTGGCTGGCACACCTACTGGCGCAATCCGGGGGACGCGGGCGAGCCGACCAAGATCACCTGGGCCTTGCCGGAAGGCTGGAGCGCCGGCGACATGGTCTGGCCAACCCCGGTGAAGACCCGCCTGGGGCCGTTGCTGGACTACGCCTACAAGGGCGAGGTTCTGATCCCGGTGCCGATCACGGCGGCCGCCGACGCCCAGCCCGGCACGACCCTCAGCCTGACCGCCGACGTCTTCTATCTGGTGTGCGAGCAGGTCTGTATTCCGGAACAGGCCAAGCTCTCGCTGCTGCTGCCCGTGGTGGCCGGCGCGCCGGCGCCGGATCCCAAGTGGGGCGCGGTGATCGGCAAGGTGCTGGCCGACGCGCCCAAGCCCGCCGGTCTCAAGGCGGTCTTCAAGCTGGAAGGGCAAGCCCTGAAGCTCGCCGTTACGGGCGGTCCGCTGAAGGGCGCGGACATGGCGGGCGCCTACTTCTTCCCCTATTCGCCGAAGGTCATTGAACATGCCGCCGAGCAGGCGATCGAACGCGGCGCCGAGGGGCTGACCCTCACCTTGAAGCCTGGCTATGACTTTGTCGGCGGTGGGACGCCGCCGGCCGAGCTGGTGGGCGTTCTGGCGACCAAGGCCGGCGCCTGGGAAGTGACCGCGACCGCCGGTGAGGCCTTGGCGGGCGCCTCTGGCCTGGGGCCGCCGCCGGCGGAAGCCGCGCCGGGCGGCGCCCTGACCGGCGGTCTCGCCGGGGCGTTGCTCTTCGCCTTCCTGGGCGGTCTGATCCTGAACCTGATGCCCTGCGTCTTCCCGGTGCTGTCCATGAAGGCCGCCAGCCTGGCGGGGCACGCCCACGAGGCGCCGAAGGCGCGGCTGCAGGGCCTGGCCTTCCTGCTCGGCGTCGTCGCCACCTTCCTGGCCCTGGCCGGCGCCCTGCTGGCGGTTCGCGCGGGGGGCGCGGCGGTAGGCTGGGGCTTCCAGCTGCAATCGCCGCTGGTGATCGCGGGTCTGGCCCTGCTGATGCTGCTGGTGGCGCTGAACATGTCCGGGGTCTTCGAGATCGGGACGTCCGTTCAGGGCGTCGGCGCCGGCGCCTCGGCGAAGGGCGGCGTCAGCGGCGCCTTCTTCACCGGCGCCCTCGCGGTGGTGGTGGCCGCGCCGTGTACGGCGCCGTTCATGGCCGGCGCGCTGGGCTATGCGCTGACCCAGCCGCCGGTGATCGCCCTGGGGGTCTTCCTGGCCCTGGCGCTGGGCTTCGCCGCGCCGTTCGTGGCCGTCACCTTCATTCCGGGCGCCTTGAAGCTGCTTCCACGCCCCGGCGGCTGGATGGAGGTCCTCAAGAAGGGCCTGGCGTTCCCGATGTACGGCGCGGCCCTGTGGCTTGTCTGGGTGTTCGCCCAACAGGCCGGTCCGATCGCGCTGGGCCAACTGCTGGTCGCGGGTGTCCTGGCGGCGTTCGGCGCGTGGCTCTACGGCCTGGCGCAAGCGCGGCGCGCGGTGGGCAAGGGCTCAGCCGTGTCGATGATCCTGGGCTTGCTGGCGGTGGTCGGCGCGCTGGCCCTTGCCGCAGCCTCAGCGTTGTCCGCCAAGCCTCCGGTCGCCGCCGCCGAAGCCTCGACGCCCAGCGGTCCTGGCCTGACGGCCGAGGCCTGGTCGCCGGAGAAGGTGCAGGCTCTGCAGGCCGAAGGCCGCCCGATCCTGGTGGACTTCACCGCCGCCTGGTGCGTGACCTGCCAGGTCAATGAGAAGGTCGCGCTCTCCGGCCCCAAGGTCGCCGAGGCGTTCAAGGCCCAGAACGCGGTGCTGCTGAAGGCCGACTGGACCAATCGCGAT
Proteins encoded:
- a CDS encoding TonB-dependent receptor; this translates as MNMKHFALATTALVGALSASGAAMAQSTGTEVVEQVIVTASTVRNQNGAIVAQSVPKARSSITQDFISRQIPGQTILDSLNMLPGVNFTNNDAFGSAGGDINIRGFDSQRVALLQDGIPLNDSGNYAIYPNQQMDSELIAKVDVNQGTTDVDSPTAAAAGGTMNYVTRKPYNDFGVTVEGQYGEENFRRFFAVVDTGKVGPWGTSAWFSYANAKNDIFNGPGKIHKKQYNARIYQPIGDNGDFVSLIANYNENRNNFINRMNLAAFQSNTGVGYREDTCARPTPGAGAQIETNPGNCYKYNINPSNTGNLRGQSLFHIGENIIITADPYFQYVLANGGGRALFREDGSNTGSGLVRGSALTGGLDLNGDGDILDTVLVYAPNTTNTRRYGITSSLIWKFSDSQSFRAAYTYDDAHHRQTGEYTRFSQDMQPTDVFGGKDGYGEPIKTADGGIMRRRDRVSQATLNQFSAEYRGRFMEDKVLVNVGVRAPFFKRDLNNFCYQADTFNAYCSTQAPTAIAGSDDGAGQTLVTLPGQGSTQYGRPRKFQRKYDDVLPNVGVSYELAKYQTVYVSYAETISVPRTDDLYDRKLTRPEPETTKAIDLGYRFQSPTVLFAASLYQNKFANRIERAFNEQDNIAFSINVGDVVYKGFDAQLGYKPEQYLSFYASFSYIDTELKANIPGTTLGSVLPTKGKEVYETPKYQGGVGVNWDITEALSLGVNAKIVGERWTNLTNTEKAPGYSLVNMDVRYELDGLGLKDTYLQINARNLFNERYLGDLAVNPSGTGLGQPGAPRTFVATIHARF
- a CDS encoding agmatine deiminase family protein, yielding MTVTVPAEWAPHRAMWVGFPSHAELWQEDLEQAQQEVADLARALAGPGAERVRLLVVGDEAEAAARALLSDTSVEIVRGQFGDIWLRDTGPIFIDDAGKAVAAGFKFNGWGGKYSLEGDDIVAEQIAAASGAPLVRNDFILEGGALDHDGNGTILTTRQCLLNDNRNPGWDEATANAALTEALGAKKVLWLGKGLKNDHTDGHVDNLARFVAPGVVACPMGYGLDDPNADIYGDTAKMLAGMTDSRGSPLQVVRIPSPGKLLDEDGEPIPASHMNFLIANEAVIVPIYAEESGAFAVEVIKGLFPERQVIGLPSTAILTGGGSFHCISQQEPETA
- the aguB gene encoding N-carbamoylputrescine amidase — its product is MARTLSVAAIQTSYGMDLQANIKKTEGFIREAASKGAQVILPSELFQGPYFCVAQEERWFAEAHPWREHPVVKAIAPLAGELGVVIPISIFEREGPHYFNSLVMADADGSLLGVYRKSHIPDGPGYMEKYYFRPGDTGFKVWDTRFGRIGVGICWDQWYPECARAMALMGAEALFYPTAIGSEPHDPSLDTALPWRRAMQGHAVSNVIPVIGANRIGFEPWDGYPNGGQTFYGSSFVADHRGDLVSELGRADEGLVSATFDLDFLTTHRAAWGFFRDRRPELYTALSSGRPA
- a CDS encoding GNAT family N-acetyltransferase, which codes for MIETDRLVLRPAVDADREAIADLNARPEVGAWLGGVRSRAESDGFVDRVMAHEAQHGFGFWVVERKADVRLVGMTGVWWVPPAMNMPDTTEIGWRFLPEVWGQGYATEAAEAALAHGFGVLKRPEIIAFTARTNLASQAVMRRIGMTPAPARDFLHPRLAEGDPLRPHVTFVAYPQVGRDGD
- a CDS encoding TonB-dependent receptor, translated to MIRRVALSAASLLVLAAATAAHAKDAAAPPASAQDAEVSKVIVTAAPYGVSADALTASVAVLDRTDLDLAAPKGLGDALAGLPGVRSTTFGAGASRPVVRGLAGPRVQVLTNGVGQIDASALSPDHQVATDPGEAERIEVLRGPAALAYGGSAIGGVVNIIDDRIAGQQPTDGMSGRLLASRGTGDDSYALSGAVHATVGPMVLTLDALKRESKDYKIPVYPESARQLALEGETAEGGAGRLENSAVDLETFGAGLSYVGDKGFVGMSIKRTDSTYGVPGHAHEHEGEAEAGHEEEESAVTIGLKQTRIDLRGEYAADLGPFAKVRFSGGHADYTHTEFEGDAVGTKFTSDGYEGRLELVQTERGGWKGAVGVQALRRNFDAIGDEAYVPKTKITEFGAFTQQRLELDGYGYEGGLRIDTRELDSLKGKADFTNLSGSVGAFWRPTTESFVGLALSRSSRAPTESELFAEGPHVATRGFEIGDAQLKEETATSLEATLHYGGERVSGDLHLYLARYDGFIDLRPTGAEEDGLPVYRYVQTDAEFRGLEAEFAYRVWTDGQRTVNLHAGADFVRGSSDLGPPARIPPYSVSLKASYQAPMWSGDVEVRRTGGQERVAQMELPTDGYTVLNATLAWKPAGNARVRLFLDGRNLTNEEVREHVSFLKDIAPSPGRQVRAGIALRF
- a CDS encoding SapC family protein, encoding MTTTQSAGEITGNVLFYNAPEPLNREQHAKLALVHKDKPYAFAAAGTAVPLTVSEFAPAALTFPVIFAGDDRVPLAVMGLNQQENLFIGADGSIEANVYIPAYIRRYPFVLANDDTQDRLIVCIDRGSDLLSEQGQTPLFDAKGEPTEYTQNCIKFCDDFEVERRRTDSFVQILKDNDLFELKKATFQPTDEVGAPVGELVTVAEYFGVSEEKLNGLSAEKLKELQENGALAQIYAHLVSLLGWDRLINKTMMKQAEAANLN
- a CDS encoding acyl dehydratase, whose translation is MPAAFDDIEIGQVVSLGTRAVDAKALDAFIAAFTPGWPVENGAPDGMIFAIWTRLDSEASAAWPQTKRLGVDALRWMRNPPVGELLRGRMTVMGKDPVGEGKGIVIAQHDLLDEAGRLVFSCLTRSIFAR
- a CDS encoding protein-disulfide reductase DsbD family protein, producing MFLKKAVLALQALVMGAMLGGHALAGPVVNSGHIESELVAQEAGIAPGGTIYVALRQKIAPGWHTYWRNPGDAGEPTKITWALPEGWSAGDMVWPTPVKTRLGPLLDYAYKGEVLIPVPITAAADAQPGTTLSLTADVFYLVCEQVCIPEQAKLSLLLPVVAGAPAPDPKWGAVIGKVLADAPKPAGLKAVFKLEGQALKLAVTGGPLKGADMAGAYFFPYSPKVIEHAAEQAIERGAEGLTLTLKPGYDFVGGGTPPAELVGVLATKAGAWEVTATAGEALAGASGLGPPPAEAAPGGALTGGLAGALLFAFLGGLILNLMPCVFPVLSMKAASLAGHAHEAPKARLQGLAFLLGVVATFLALAGALLAVRAGGAAVGWGFQLQSPLVIAGLALLMLLVALNMSGVFEIGTSVQGVGAGASAKGGVSGAFFTGALAVVVAAPCTAPFMAGALGYALTQPPVIALGVFLALALGFAAPFVAVTFIPGALKLLPRPGGWMEVLKKGLAFPMYGAALWLVWVFAQQAGPIALGQLLVAGVLAAFGAWLYGLAQARRAVGKGSAVSMILGLLAVVGALALAAASALSAKPPVAAAEASTPSGPGLTAEAWSPEKVQALQAEGRPILVDFTAAWCVTCQVNEKVALSGPKVAEAFKAQNAVLLKADWTNRDPVIAKALADFGRVGVPLYLVYPKSGGEPVILPQLLTEGMVIEAIEKAGS